Proteins encoded together in one Oscillospiraceae bacterium window:
- the mobC gene encoding plasmid mobilization relaxosome protein MobC encodes MPDNRNRKRPIQVKFFVNEKEQALIKKKMEQAGIENMSAYIRKMVIDGYVVKLDMPELRELTLRMKSISNSENQIAKRVNSTGNIYEADIEEIKKNQEEIYEGIRKILASLSKIE; translated from the coding sequence ATGCCAGATAACAGAAATCGAAAGAGACCGATACAGGTAAAGTTCTTCGTAAATGAAAAAGAGCAAGCTCTGATAAAAAAGAAAATGGAGCAGGCTGGCATTGAGAATATGAGTGCCTATATCCGCAAAATGGTAATCGACGGATATGTTGTGAAATTGGATATGCCAGAACTCCGTGAGCTGACCCTCAGAATGAAAAGCATCTCCAACAGCGAAAACCAAATTGCCAAGCGTGTCAATTCCACCGGCAATATCTACGAAGCAGATATTGAAGAAATTAAAAAGAACCAAGAAGAAATTTATGAGGGAATCCGAAAAATCCTTGCCTCACTTTCCAAGATAGAGTGA